Part of the Thauera sedimentorum genome, TGCGCGGTGCGGTCCTCGGGCGCTTGCGCGATGCCGGCATCCGCCTGCCGCTGGGCCTCTACCGTGTCGATGGCGTGGTCGGCGCGCTGCTGTGCTTCGCGCTCGACCCCGCCCGGCACCCGTGGCAGAGCGGACGCATCCACGTGGTCGATGGCGCAAGCTGGGATGTCGCGCATGCGGGTCCGCGCTGGCATCCGCGCGAGCTGGCGGTGATGTGGCGCCGCCGGCTGCGCCAGGCCCAGGGGCGGCTGGAGAATGCCGCCATCCACCAGTTCCTGGCGGTCGAGCAGCGTCCGCCCGCCCAGCTGCCCGGCACGGTCGAGCAACTGGTGGGCGACTGGGCCCAAGCCCAGCCTGCAGCCTGTTCCCGCGTGCTGGCACGCGATCCGCTGTGCCGGTTCGCGCTCGCCCGCCTGCGCGCGCAGCCCTCCCGGCCCCCGTCCGGGGCGGCGCCGCGCCCCCTGCAACCGCGAACCTGAACCCCGGGGCGTACGATGCGCATCCTTCATGTCCTCGATCATTCGATTCCGCTGCACAGCGGCTACACCTTCCGCACCGCGGCCATCCTGCGCGAACAGCGCGCGCTCGGCTGGGAAACCCATCATCTGACCTCGCCCAAGCAGGGCGAATGCGCGGCCTCTGCGGAGGATGTGGACGGCCTGCTGTTCCACCGCTGTCCGGTGCCTGCGCCGGCGGCCGCCGGGCTCAACGAACTGCGCCTGATGCGCGCGCTGGAGTCCCGCCTTGAGGAACTCGCCCGTGCGCTGCGCCCGGACATCCTGCACGCGCACTCACCGGTGCTCAACGCGGTGCCGGCCATCCGCGTGGGCCGCCGGCTGGGTATCCCGGTGGTGTATGAGATCCGCGCGTTCTGGGAGGATGCGGCGGTCGACCACGGCACCACCCGCGAAGGCAGCCTGCGCTACCGCGCCACCCGCGCGCTGGAAAGCTGGGCGCTGCGCCGGGTCGATCACGTGTTCACCATCTGCGAAGGCCTGCGGCGCGACATCGTCGGGCGCGGAATAGACGCCGCGCGGGTCACGGTGATCCCCAACGCGGTCGATATCGAAGGCTTCCAGCTCTCCGGCGAACCGGACCCGGTGCTGCGCACGCGCCTCGGCCTGGACGGCGCCACCGTGCTCGGCTTCGTCGGCTCCTTCTATGCCTACGAGGGGCTGGACCTGCTGCTCGAGGCCATGCCCCGCCTGCTCGCCGCCCATCCCGCCCTGCGCGTGCTGCTGGTGGGCGGCGGGCCGCAGGATGCCGCCTTGCGGGCGCAGGCGGCGGCGCTGGGCATCGCCGACAAGGTGGTGTTCACCGGCCGGGTGCCGCATGCCGAGGTGAGCCGCTACTACGACCTGATCGACCTGCTGGCCTATCCCCGCCACTCGATGCGCCTGACCGAGCTGGTCACCCCGCTCAAGCCGCTGGAGGCCATGGCCCAGGGGCGCATCTTCATTGCCTCGGACGTGGGCGGCCACAAGGAGCTGGTGCGCGACGGCGAGACCGGCCGGCTGTTCGCCGCCGGCAACGTGCCCGCGCTGGTCGCCGCGGTGGGCGAGATGCTCGAACGGCGCGCCGACTGGCCGACGATCCGCGTCGCCGGGCGGCAGTTCGTCGAGCAGGTGCGCAACTGGAAGCGCAGCGTCGCGAACTACCAGCCGGCCTATGCCGGCGTGCTCGGGCGTCCGCCGGCGTGATCCTAGAAACCGCAGTTGACCGTTTGTAGATGTCCAGAAAGCCAGATGAACACTGTGTTGCCTGCCTTCACCAAGCCTCACCGATGCGGTGAGCGCGCTACGCACCCGATTGCACGCCTGGCGGGCCGCCTGGCCGCGTTGCTTCTCATTGCAGGGAATGACCATGCGGCTTCGTCGCGCCTTGCCAGACGGCCCGCCAGACGCACACTCGGGCGCGTCCAACTGAGGTTTCTAGGATGAACTGGCAAGGCCTGCGCATCGCGCTGGTCGGCCCGCTGCCGCCGCCGGCCGGCGGCATGGCCAACCAGACCCGCCAGCTCGCCGAGCTGTTGCGCGGCGAGGGCGCCGAGGTGGAGGTGGTGCAGGTGAACGCGCCCTACCGTCCCGCATGGGTGGCGGGGCTGCGCGGCCTGCGCGCGCTGTTCCGCCTGCTGCCCTATGTCGCCGCGCTGTGGCGGGCCTGCGGACGTGCGCAGCTGGTGCACGTGATGGCCAACTCGGGCTGGTCCTGGCATCTGTTCGCCGCGCCCGCGGTGTGGATCGGCGCGCTGCGCGGCGTGCCGGTGGTGGTGAATTACCGCGGTGGCGACGCGGGCAGCTTTCTTGCCCGGGCGGCGGCGCGGGTGCGCCCGACCATGCGCCGGGCGGCGGCGCTGGTGCTGCCTTCCGGCTTCCTGCTGGAGGTGTTCGCGCGCCACGGCATGGCCGGGCGCATCGTGCCCAACATCGTCAACCTCGCCCGTTTCCACCCCGACCCTGAGCGTGCGGCGGGCGGGCAGGCGCCGCATCTGGTGGTGACCCGCAACCTGGAGCCGATCTACGGCATCGACACGGTGCTGCAGGCCTTCGCGCGGGTGCGCGCGCGTTACCCCGGCGCACGCCTGTCGGTGGCCGGCAGCGGACCGCAGGAAGCGGCGCTGCGCGCGTTGGCGGACCGGCTCGGCATCGCCGCCGCGGTGTGTTTCACGGGTCGCCTCGATCCCGACGGGATTGCTGCGCTGTATCGTGACGCAGACCTCATGCTCAACGCCAGCATTGTGGATAACATGCCCAACGCGGTACTCGAAGCGCTCGCCAGCGGGGTGCCGGTGGTCAGCACCCGGGTGGGCGGCGTGCCCTACATGGTCGAGCACGGGCGAACCGCCCTGCTGGTGCCGGCGGGAGAGGACAAAGCGCTGGCCGACGCGGCGCTGC contains:
- a CDS encoding TIGR04063 family PEP-CTERM/XrtA system glycosyltransferase, with the translated sequence MRILHVLDHSIPLHSGYTFRTAAILREQRALGWETHHLTSPKQGECAASAEDVDGLLFHRCPVPAPAAAGLNELRLMRALESRLEELARALRPDILHAHSPVLNAVPAIRVGRRLGIPVVYEIRAFWEDAAVDHGTTREGSLRYRATRALESWALRRVDHVFTICEGLRRDIVGRGIDAARVTVIPNAVDIEGFQLSGEPDPVLRTRLGLDGATVLGFVGSFYAYEGLDLLLEAMPRLLAAHPALRVLLVGGGPQDAALRAQAAALGIADKVVFTGRVPHAEVSRYYDLIDLLAYPRHSMRLTELVTPLKPLEAMAQGRIFIASDVGGHKELVRDGETGRLFAAGNVPALVAAVGEMLERRADWPTIRVAGRQFVEQVRNWKRSVANYQPAYAGVLGRPPA
- a CDS encoding glycosyltransferase family 4 protein; the encoded protein is MNWQGLRIALVGPLPPPAGGMANQTRQLAELLRGEGAEVEVVQVNAPYRPAWVAGLRGLRALFRLLPYVAALWRACGRAQLVHVMANSGWSWHLFAAPAVWIGALRGVPVVVNYRGGDAGSFLARAAARVRPTMRRAAALVLPSGFLLEVFARHGMAGRIVPNIVNLARFHPDPERAAGGQAPHLVVTRNLEPIYGIDTVLQAFARVRARYPGARLSVAGSGPQEAALRALADRLGIAAAVCFTGRLDPDGIAALYRDADLMLNASIVDNMPNAVLEALASGVPVVSTRVGGVPYMVEHGRTALLVPAGEDKALADAALRVLDDPALRDRLVGAGLEEVARYRWEAVRGELAAAYRDALHPVG